CACTGTCCTACCTCTACTAAACTGCATCAGGAGGAAATGTGCCACTCTGGTGCCCTACACAGTATCAGTATCCTCCTTTTTgtcatccaccccccccccccctccacagtaACAGTATCCCCCAAATTAAACTTTATTACACTAGTGATGTCCCCGTTTTTACCACCTCACCGTAGAAATGACCCCCAATACAGCATTAATGCATATGCCCCCTTATGTGGTGCCCGTGTGATAGTAAAATTCCTCTTTGAGGCCTCATGTAGTGAGAATGTATCCTCAAATACAGCAGTAATGCCCCCTCCGCAGTGGCACCAGTACAGTAGTAACATACACCTTTTCTGCCCCCCATGCAGTAATAGCATCCACCTTTTATGCCGCAGTACAGTGGCAACGTCACAAATTGCCACCCCATACATTAACAGTAATATTTGAGGACATAAGGGGGGCAATGCTAATGTAAGGAGCTACATTGTTAATGCCCTCCCTTGTGgccacatacagtaataatgtcccccaatctGGCCCCCACACAGTAATGTCCCCAATTCTGGCCACAAAGCACTAATAATGTCTCCAACCAAATTCTGTTTCCAATTCAGTAATAGTCTCCACTGTCTGGCTCCATACAGCAATTATGTCCCTCATTCTGGCCCCATTACAGTAATGCTGCCCCCCATTATGGTGCTGTTTATATAGCAATCCTTTCACCCTCCCCTCTCTAAGAATGGTCAGCtctacctttctcctccgtatcctGACGCGGAAGGCCGCTGGCCTCTGATAGGATGGTGGCTTCCCTGCTCTGTCGGATATCCAGCTGAAGGTAGCCTTGGCACCAGCAGGCCCCCTCTGCCATGGGCAtggtcgcaccctctgaactgttcCTAATCAGTGTCTCACTTAAGGATTCCGGTAGCCCACACCAAGCCTATAAGTGTGTGATTATTATACTAGAAGGTTGGACTACACGGTGCAGTAAATGGCCGATATGATGGATCGGTAGGTGTATGGAAGATGTGGCGGATCTGTACAGATCAGCTGATAATGGCATGTCCATGAGATTGTACCAAGCATCAAAAACCACTAACCGTTTTGTCACCTACATATTTATAGGGTGTCTGTTACCACAAAATGTCACTTACAAGatgatgtgcttggtttgaacagtcagtcGGAATTACAGTCCTACTTTAGTGTCTAAATCTGTTGCTGATTTTGACAGAAATTGTTCTTCATTCCAAAATGATGTGTGCAGTGCACCCTAGGCACGGCCAAGCAGGTAAGTACCCCTCCCCCCTTTGGTTTTCCATCGAGCTCTGCCCTCTTttcccttgattgacagctctggcgttACAGGAGTAGGAGGAGCGTGCAGCGAGCTGGCTGACAGCACCCAGGGTGCACCGAGCACTTCATCAGAATGGATTCTGGCAAGCAAAGCACTAAAGCCAGGGTTTATATCGGGGCTCTGTCCCTTACGAGgtgctgtgcttggtttgaacagtcgctttgtgctgacagactccttgTAATGCTGGCACGTGACTTGGCCTCATACATGGATATAGTTCCCACTGTGTACACAACACATTGGCACCCTCTGACTGCACAGTCggcattttgtgcagattttcagcatttttttgtcTAATTTTTGCACTGCTACATTGTTCTTTCTTTACAGCAATGCTGCAAAACACAGACTACCCACAGAGACATTACTGAACACTGTCACAAGTCATTACAAGCTCCCGAAGCCGACTCTGCAGGTCATTCGCCATGTGTGGAACGAAGAGGGTAAGAAGCTGTGCGACATTGAATGTTCCAGGGGCCTGTTACCGGCTGCACAGGTGAGGTGTTGGGCTGGGGCACATCGCATGTATGGCCGCTTACTGTAAAGCTGCTATTAGCTGACGCGTGACCCGTAATTCATGGGTATGTGTATGTGGCGGCCTTATGAGTGTGTGCACCCATGTAGTGACTGCACCCTGGCAGGGGGCATCTGATGATGGCACATGCTgtttgccataaatgtctgatcaaTTCTGGTCCcgctactgtcccctcatatataatTAGTGATCGCCTGCCCATCCAGTGATGAGCCCACATCTGTCAGCCACTTATGGCAGGTCCTGACCATATGGAATAAATGCCTCCCATAAACTCCTTAATGGAACATTAAAGAGTCTGTCACAAGGGTTTTACTATTGAAACTGGTGCTATGGCTGTATCAGTCTTATTAGAATATTAAAGAAGTGCCAGGGGCAGAGGAAACAAGCGATGAAGTGTCATGCCAATGAGCCTGGGAGTGCAGGGAGGCCGTTTACATGGTGCACGTCGGGCTCCTACGTGTCTTCTCCGCCCCGACACGTCGGACTAGGAGTGGTGCAGATGTTCCTCTAGCTCCAGCCGATCTTCAGCTTTCCTTTAGGAATAACAAGAGATGGTGGGGCCACAATGATTAGGAAGATGAGGGTCCACCCGTGGCATTTCTGCAGTTATAAGATGAGTGGAGATTGTGTAACATTTCTGCTATTTCTTAAATTAAaagaattcctcacattttaaataaGACCCTTTTTTTGATCAATGTCGAAAGTCTCACAATTAAATCCTGTGTATTATTTTCACTACTATTATTTTTTATTACCGTCTGCAGGATCCTTAAAGTTACACAAACGTTGTATTATTTTCAATTGCAGCTTCTTGATTTTCAGTGGAAAATTGGAATGGCCATCAGTTCAGATGGCTGCAAATCTCTAAATCATCCTTATGTCACTGTGGAATTGAAAGTTGCAGAACATTCTGGCCAGGTGCAGAACAAGGTCTTTGAGATGACTATTCCCGAGTTCCAGGTATGTACAGATGCTTTTCATCATGGTatgagacttaaagggaatctgacaccagATTTTTGCTTcctgatctgagagcagcataatatagggacagaaaccctgattctagCGATCTGTCACTGACTGGACTGTTATCTGTAGTTTTCATAAAGTTCCAGTTTTAGCAGGAGATTGTCACTAACTgactagtaaacctgttgccaGGCAGTCCAACCGCACCCCCACcactaattagcagctttctgcctatgcacagtgcacacagaaagcagccaatcagtggtgtgtgtgGGGTTATACAGATCTCGGCATTCAGAGATtggtagatctacagcagagaaaaccgattttaatcaaaactgcagcaactaGTAAAGTGAGTGATGCAGCGCTAGAATCGGGGTCTATGCCCCTACTTCATGCTGACCTCAGATGGGGGAGCAAAAACCTGCCTTTTTAAGGCCAAAGTCACACTAATGTTTAAAAATTTGGTccaatgttgatccagaaaagtaggatgagtgtcatgtgagtacaatgcaATTTTAAGAAAGTATCATCCTTGTGACATGCAATGCATTATTAACATCAACATCAACATGCAGTAATTCTGTCATTTCATACTAACTAATAAAACAATGTTATATACAGATATTGATGtcattgagatatataatcagtgctgtgcatgtgtagcttactgtacacgtATTTAGctaatgaatgaaaaaaatggcatggggtccccaatATTTTTCGTAACCTGCTGAGGGAAAGCCGGCAgcagggggctgatgtttatagtctggcTATGGGGtaataaactgttgtgaattcagcttttgggctccctccggtggttgtagagggtaatgcagttgtgcctggactgcaggagtggacaggtgtatctactaattgcaaaactgactggggtatatagctttgcaggatcctttagtctgtgccagttgtccattgttcttgaaggattcacttccctgctggtcactccggtttgctgtgtttttctacaaagataagtcctggctttgtttttgctgtccacctgctgtggacttaatagttctgtgcattttcatgtttttttcttgtccagcttagtctgtgaaggatttttttgcagcctagctatttctctggagatgcagatataccccccatgtctttagtcagatgtggtgattcgtattttctgcggtggatattttctagtgtttttatactgaccgcatagtactctgttctaatctttctttttagctagtatggcctcctatgctaaaatctgatttcatatctgcgtatgttatttccctctcctctcacagtcgatatttgtggggggctatctatcctttggggattttctctgaggcaagataggtttcctgtttctgtctttaggggtagttaaatcTTAgcctgtgccaaggggtctagggagtgttaggtaccccccacggctacttctagttgcgctgctaggttcagggtttgcggtcagtacagggaccaccttctccagagtccgtctcgtgctgctcctaggccaccagatcataacaataaacatggagcttctctggttattaatatcagctcactgctGTCTACTTAGCatttactggttattaacaaggGGTGATTCCCCTATTAAAATCCAGCAAAGGCTAGGTAGACAATTGCaatctgatattaatagcttaggaacaGGTCATGGATGTTGGTCTCCTACCAGACTAAAAAtgcccttcccacttgccctggggtggtggcatgtggggtaatagtattggagttggacatcaagcccaggggttagtgatgtaaaggcgtctataagacagcCACATAGTCATGTAATAAAGACaaacagagtaaagtcctttatttgaaagaaaaacCTCTCCAACCCTGCTTTACCCGTTTATTAATATCCGCTCAGCCCGGCATCCAGGAGACACTTGAGCTGCGTTCTTCGAGCGATGCTAAGTGCCGAGTGCTGAAGTCAGTAAGGTGGCTGGAGTTAATAGCCAAGGAACTGCGGGCACCTTATTGACGTCACCGCTTGCTGCGTGAGAAATTGAATGGTAAGCCCTCGCTGCAGCTTTAATTTTGCTGGAGACATTGGGACATATTTATCAAGCTAAATGTGCTGGATTTCTAGTATAAAATTCTAATATAATTTGCAAGAAAAACCTGTTTTTGCCAACTGATAGGTGGTGTAAACTTAGTCTGAAATGTAGACACATGTATCGAACATGGACCTCTTTCATAAACTTCACGCCTTTTCAGATGATGCGAGTCTAAGCTTGCACTATGTAAGAATGAGATAGTTTTGATAAATGTTCCCCATTGTGCTCATGTTCTCGAGTACTAACTGGTCACACACAGAACAGACCTGACAATACTTCCCTGTGACATAGTAGAGTAATAGTGTAATCCAGATTTCTACGACTTGTGCTGATGTATTGTCTTGTCTCTTATTCTTTTTGCAGCATTTCTCTAAGCAGTTCAGGGAGATGTCGGCAGCTCTGGAGAACGTTTGATGCAATATAGACCCAGGTTTACTGTAACTGCCATTATTACACAAGGAAAATGATTGAAGTTTCAGGATATAATTCCCGAATGTGGACATGTAATACTGCTTTATCTGCTAACCTTTCTGTAAATGTTCTGCCCTATTCATATTGCCTTTCTGCCGTGTGTTCAGGGGTTTCGTCCGAGTCCCATTTATTTTGTACCTGTGACGGAgctatagattgctgcgaaacggACAGAAATGAAATAAACTGCAATCTTTTCCTAAAAGTGTCTCTTTTCGGGCATACAGTACACAGAAACATAGTCCACGGTTTCTTCTGAGATTTCATCTCAATCTCATTTTTAGGGGAATTCAGACAAAACCACCAGATGCACTGCATGTGAACAGGGCTGTAAATATTTGTCAGCCTTCAGTAAGTCAGCACTTTATAAATGTATGTACTATTGCACCCAGGGATGGGGTGTTCCGAGCTGGCGTTGGACACTGTCCGGAAATACACCTTGTATAATTACACCAAGTCCAGGACTGGTTGCTACCATAGTGTTGTGGCCATGACTTGTGTGCCAAAAGTAATCACAACAGCCTGTCGGGCTGGGAAGTGCCATAGTTTTAATACAGCTTTCTAATGGCATACCAGATTCATCACTTTATAAAGGGCAACCTGTAGATCAATACTAGGGTCTGTCTGATGACATTTTCCATGTGCATAAGGAGCATATTGTCATCTCATATTATACAGTGCCTTACTGATCACTGTTGGCTTATATACCTTCCATCTGGCTCGATGGTTATAGAAAGGATTCTATTAAAGAAttatttaaaagggaatctgtcaccccaaaaatggcctataaactaaggccaccgccatcaggggcttatctacagcattctgtaatgttgtagataagcccccgatgtatcctgaaagatgagaaaaagaggttagattatactcacccaggggcagtcccggttctGTTCCGgtctaggcctctctgacctttcccggcacctgcgcactgcagtactttgctctgccctcagcagggcagataaaatacgcctgcgccggagccgcagcaagaagaggacgtcatcatatgaagatgggaggcgccagaccgcgacgcccatcggaccagaacagaaccggaatctaacctctttttcttatcttgcaggttacatcgggggcttatctacagcattacagaatgctgtagaacaggggtgtcaaactgcattcctcgagggctgcaaacaggtcatgttttcaggatttccttgtactgcacaggtgataatttaatcaccaactcattatttgtgtaggtgattaaattatcacctgtgcagtacaaggaaatcctgaaaacatgacctgtttccagccctcgaggaatgcagtttgacacccctgttgtagataagtccctgatgcctgtggccttagtttatagaccatctttgtggtgacagattccctttaaaacagtgAAACAAGATTTAAAAATAAGGAGAAGGGGAGAGAATCCTGTGCAAAAGTAATCACtaaaatatataaatagatatactCTAGTAATATACACAAACAGTATCCAGTCATAAAGTGCAGATGTAATAGATTGTTTAGTGACCTCTAGTGGTCAGGACAGATGGTAAGAATCAAATACAGGCAGCATAGTGACTGGGAAATGGTAATAACtcttgaatagagttgagcgacttttacttttttaggatcgagtcgggtttcgcgaaacccgactttgtcaaaagttgggtcgggtgaaatcagccgattattgcgaaaagtcgggggccgaccgaaacacgaaacccaatgcaagtcaatggggaatcaaagtcggcagtgagtggaggacaggaaaacacctacagtgcccattttcatgccaaaaacatcaattcttattacttaagcttgtcaatcttaatttactttataataatagttaggcattgaaaacggggtcatttggctaacgttgtgggggggtagggctggctcaagatttttgtgggcctaggaaatgtggaatacgtcacggtggtggagcagggagaggtaagtatttcaactttgcaagtgctgcgatcctgagccagcagggggggcccactagttggcactgggcccctcatagtacggcggtgtgtttgacggcgggggcgcctcccactgccagagacacttttgcgtactatgaggggccctgtgccagtgacgtcgccaacgagtatcccccccccccccccgcacctgatgaaggaacctgcact
The Ranitomeya imitator isolate aRanImi1 chromosome 3, aRanImi1.pri, whole genome shotgun sequence genome window above contains:
- the COMMD6 gene encoding COMM domain-containing protein 6 isoform X1 → MSSRDFSRGVAGYMATREMYDLSEAGFEKSSDLMKLLPPDLFAELCQQSIQHLQCQNTGVDQTLICQRFQAAGVDTNVDEVRNVINAVNYLFSNAAKHRLPTETLLNTVTSHYKLPKPTLQVIRHVWNEEGKKLCDIECSRGLLPAAQLLDFQWKIGMAISSDGCKSLNHPYVTVELKVAEHSGQVQNKVFEMTIPEFQHFSKQFREMSAALENV
- the COMMD6 gene encoding COMM domain-containing protein 6 isoform X2, with protein sequence MSSRDFSRGVAGYMATREMYDLSEAGFEKSSDLMKLLPPDLFAELCQQSIQHLQCQNTGVDQTLICQRFQAAGVDTNVDEVRNVINAVNYLFSNAAKHRLPTETLLNTVTSHYKLPKPTLQVIRHVWNEEGKKLCDIECSRGLLPAAQWKIGMAISSDGCKSLNHPYVTVELKVAEHSGQVQNKVFEMTIPEFQHFSKQFREMSAALENV